The genomic interval TAAGAAAGAGGTCGGGCTGGTGGTGTTTCCGGAGACCTGTGTCGGCGGCTACGCAAGCATGGCGAAGCTTCATCGCGCCGAACTCGATGCGCTTGCAGAGCCGCTCGACGGACCGTCGATCCGCGCGGTGGCCGATGCGGTCGAAGGCTCCGGCGTGGCTGCTGGTGTCGGCTTCCTGGAGCGCGCAGCCGATGACCGTCTGTTCAACAGCTACGTGGTGTGCCTGCCGGGCGGCATGCGTCATTGTCACCGCAAGCTGCATGCGTTCGGGCATCGGCGGATTAGCAGCGGCGACCGGTTCACCGTGTTCGATACGGCGTGGGGCGTGCGCGTGGGCATCCTGATCGGCGGCGACAACTATCTGGTCGAGAACATGCGCATGACTGCGCTCATGGGCGCGACGCTGCTGATTGCGCCGCATCGCAGCGACGGCGCGAACCGGACTGGCGATCGCCGAACGCAAGCTGGTTCGATAGGGCAATCGCTGCCTCGTTTGCTGTCGGCGCGAGCTGGTGACAACGGCATGTTCGTCGTCTTCAGCGATGGCGTGGAGATAAGCGGATCAGGACAGTCGAGCGGGGCAGCGATGATCGTCGATCCCTGCGGCCGCATACTCGCTGCGAGCCGCGCGCGAGACGCACTCGTTTCCGCCGATCTGGACAGAGGCCTGATCGACGGAAGTGCAGGGCAGCAATGGCTGACGGCGCGCCGCCCGGAACTCTACGGCTTACTGACCCGGTCCGGCGACCATCGAGCGGCGGATTTCGAGCCACGCGGCGCCACTTCGCGAGGCGCGATCGCGCTCAGTTTTGCGCAGGTTAGCCGTAATCGGCCGATACGCTAGCGTTCGTTCGGTTCGTTCGTCAAGGTGGCCTTAGCGGAAGATTTCGGCAATCAGGTTCGCCACGGTCCGGATCCGCTCACTGTCGCGCAAGGCCGGATGCAGCACCATCCACACGTCCTGATCGAGCGCCTTGATGTGCTTCTCCACGCAGACGAGATCGCTCGTCGTGTCGCCGGCAAGCTGCGCGAGTATGCCGAGCCCGGAGCCGCCCAGCACGCCGTCGAACACGCCCATGCCGTAGCTGCTGCGTAGCGACGGCGCCGGAGCGCCGGGCAGCGCCTTCAGCCATTGTGTCGCCGGGTGGTCCGGTTGACGGTCGTCGTAGCCGACGAACGACAGCTTGTCCCACTCTTTCTTCACGATCGCGGCCTTGTGGCGCAGATAGTAATCGCGCGAGCCGAACAGCCCGAAGCGGATCTTGCCGATGCGCCGGACGTACAGATCGCCCTCTTCCGGGCATTCGGACCACAGTGCGATGTCCGCCTCGCGCCGCGCAAGGCTATAGGGACGCCGCGAAGTCAGCACTTCGATCGCGAGTCCGGGCAGCCGGTCCTGAAAGGAGCCGAGCAGTTTCAGCAAAATGTACGACGGCCATTCGACGGCGTTGATCCGCACCGTGCCATGCGCGGGCGCGCCGCCGTTCACGTCCGCGGCGCGTTCTATCTGGTGCGCCAGGTCTTCCATTTGCTCCGCCCAGGCCAGCACCTTGGCGCCGAACGCCGTGACGCTACAGCCCGACGGTACCCGGTCGATCAAAGGTTCGCCCAGCCGCCGTTCGAGTTCGGTCAAGCGGCGCGACAGGGTCGGCGCGCTCAGGTCACATGCCGCGGCGGCCGATCGCATGGTGCCCTCGCGGGCGATCGCCACCAGAATCCGCAGGTCGTCCCAGTCTACGTGTTCCATTTTTGAAACGATAGATTTTGAAATTTGGCATAGCATAACGCAGTTCGCGGAGATAGGATTGGATCTGGCCATGCTTGCCCAGCATACGGGACGACCCTGATGGTTCAGCCAGTGGCGGCAAGTGCGGCGTTCCTGCCCATCACACGACTCAACGGCTCTCAGTAGACCGAACGAGCAATACGGAGACATCAATGATTCGCCATTTCCTTCCGGCGCGCCGTCGCGCCATCGCAGCCGGCGCAGCTTTCCTCGCTGTGTCGATTTTGCCGATGCCGGCAGCCTTCGCCCAGGCCGCCCATAAACCGAAAGTCGCGCTTGTCATGAAGTCGCTGGCAAACGAGTTCTTCCTGACCATGGAAACGGGCGCCAAGGATTATCAGAAGCAGAATCCGGCGAAGTTCGATCTCGTCACCAACGGCATCAAGGACGAGACGGACACCGCGAACCAGATCCGCATCGTCGAGCAGATGATCGTCTCGAAGGTCGACGCGCTGGTGATCGCGCCGGCTGACTCGAAGGCGCTGGTGCCGGTCCTGAAGAAGGCGGTCGATGCCGGCATCATCGTGGTCAATATCGACAACAAGCTGGATAACGACGTCCTCAAGTCGAAAGACCTGAACATCCCGTTCGTCGGGCCGGATAACGCGAAGGGCGCGCAGAAGGTCGGTGACTACCTGGCCAAGCACCTGAAATCGGGCGACAACGTCGGCATTATCGAAGGTGTCACGACCACGACCAACGCGCAGCAACGCACGGCCGGCTTCAAGCAGGCCATGGCGGCGGGCGGCATGAAGGTCGTCGCGCTGCAATCGGGCGAGTGGGAAATCGACAAGGGCAACGCCGTCGCGAGCCAGATCCTCAACGCGAATCCGGACGTCAAGGCTTTACTGTGCGGCAACGACAATATGGCGATCGGCGCCGTGTCGGCCGTGCGGGCGGCCGGCAAGGCAGGCAAGGTGCAGATCGTCGGTTACGACGACATCAACGCGATCAAGCCGATGCTCAAGGACGGCCGCGTACTCGCCACCGCCAATCAATACGCAGCCAAGCAGGCCGTGTTCGGCATCGACACGGCTTTGAAGGCGCTCTCCGAACACAAGAAGCAGTCTGAATTGTCCGGCGTTGTCGAAACGCCGGTCGATCTGGTCACCAAGTAAGACGGGTGCAAGGTGTGGCCCGCTCCGCAAGGGGCCACGCCGACTGATTTCTGTCCAGCCTGAAACAATCTGATGTCCACTCCCATCTCATCTCTTGCCGACGCCGCGCCGGTGCTGCGCGTGCACGGTATCGGCAAGACCTATGCCGAGCCCGTGCTCGCCGATGTCTCGCTGGACTTGCACGCGGGCGAAGTGCTGGCGCTGACCGGCGAAAACGGCGCGGGCAAGAGCACGTTGTCCAAGATAATCGGCGGTCTCGTCACGCCGACTACCGGTTCGATGACGCTCGCCGGCGCGGCCTACACGCCGGCCAGCCGCAAAGACGCCGAGGCGCTCGGCGTGCGCATGGTCATGCAGGAGTTGAACCTGCTGCCCACGCTCTCGGTGGCGGAAAACCTCTTTCTGAACCGTTTGCCGCAGCGCGGCATATTCGGCTGGATCGACCGCGCCAAACTGCGCGAGGACGCGCGGCACGCCATGGCGCAAGTCGGCCTCGACGCAATCGATCCCGATACGTTGGTCGGCACGCTCGGCATCGGGCATCAACAGATGGTCGAGATTGCACGCAATCTGATCGGCGATTGCCGCGTGCTGATTCTCGACGAACCCACCGCGATGCTGACCGCCCGCGAAGTCGATCTGCTGTTCGAGCAGGTCGAGCGGCTGAAGGCGCGCGGCGTCGCGCTGGTGTACATCTCGCACCGCTTGGAAGAGTTGAAGCGTATCGCGAGGCGCGCAGCCGTGTTGCGTGACGGCAGGCTCGTGCACGTCGACGAGATGGCCAACCTCACTACCGACCGTCTCGTGACCCTGATGGTAGGCCGCGATATCGGCGACCGGATCGATCTCGGCGAACGGCGTATCGGCGAGATGACCTTCAAGGTCAGCGGCATGACGCGTGAGCCGGTGGTGCGCGACGTGTCCTTCGAGGTCAAGGCCGGCGAGATTTTCGGCATTAGCGGACTGATCGGTGCGGGGCGCACGGAGTTGATGCGGCTCATCTACGGCGCGGACCGCGCGGACGCGGGCACTGTGTCGATCGTGCGGGAAGGCGGCGCGCTCGAGCCCGTGACGATCGCGTCGCCGTCGGACGCCGTGAAGCACGGCATCGCGCTGATCACCGAAGATCGCAAAGGCGAGGGCCTTTTGCTGACCCAGCCGATCGCCGCCAATATTTCGCTGGGCCACTTGCGTTCGGTGTCGAGCAAGGGCGTGGTGGACGGCCGTCGTGAAGCGTCTTTGGCGCGCCGGCAGATCGACGCGATGCGTATCCGCAGTTCCGGGCCGGCGCAGCCGGTGTCCGAGTTGTCGGGCGGCAATCAGCAGAAGGTGGTGATCGGCCGGTGGCTCGCGCGCGATTGCACTGTGTTGCTGTTCGATGAGCCGACGCGCGGTATCGACGTCGGCGCGAAGTTCGACATCTATGCGTTGATGGGCGCGCTGGCTCGCGAAGGCCGCGCGCTGGTGGTGGTATCGAGCGACCTGCGCGAATTGATGGCGATTTGCGACCGGATCGCGGTGATGTCGGCGGGACGCATGACGGGCCTGTTCGAGCGCGGCAACTGGACTCAGGACGCGCTGCTGGCGGCGGCATTCGCGGGCTATGCGAAACGCGACGACATGCTGCACGAGCCGATCGAACCCGACGCGAAAGCGCCCGGCGAAAGTAAATTAGTGGAGTATTGAGCATGACCGTGGAAACCAGCCTGCCTACGCTGCAGAACGAACCACCCAAAAACGCGAAGCCGCTCGGCACGCGACTCGGATTGTCGAACTACCTTGGATTGCTCGGTGCGCTCCTCGGGATGATCGTGTTGTTCTCGCTGCTGAGTTCGCATTTCCTCACTTACGACACCTTCAGCACGATTGCCAACCAGATTCCCGATCTCGTCGTCATGTCGATCGGCATGACGTTCGTGCTGATCATTGCCGGCATCGATCTGTCGGTCGGCTCGGTGCTGGCGCTCGGCGCAGCGCTCACAAGCGTCGCGGCCTTGCAGTGGCATTGGCCGGCGTTGCCTGCCGCGTTGCTCGGCATGGCGGGCGCGACGCTGACCGGCTGCGTGACGGGCGCGATCACCGTGGCGTGGCGGATTCCGTCGTTCATCGTGTCGCTCGGCGTGCTCGAAGCGGCGCGTGGTCTTGCGTATCAGCTGACCAACTCGCGCACCGCTTATATCGGCGATGCCTTCGATTTCCTCTCCAACCCGGTCGCGTTCGGCATCTCGCCGGCGTTCATCATCGCCATTGTGGTGATGGTCGCCGCGCAGTTCGTGTTGACGCGTACGGTTTTCGGCCGCTATCTGGTCGGCATCGGCACGAATGAGGAAGCCGTGCGGCTCGCGGGCGTCAATCCGCGACCCTACAAGATCGCCGTGTTCGCGATGATGGGTTTACTTGCCGGCCTCGCTTCGTTGTTCCAGATTTCGCGGCTCGAGGCCGCGGACCCGAATGCCGGGCAAGGTATCGAATTGCAGGTGATCGCGGCGGTGGTGATCGGCGGAACGAGTTTGATGGGCGGACGTGGTTCGGTGACGAGCACGTTCTTCGGAGTGTTGATCATTTCGGTGCTCGCTGCGGGTCTCGCGCAGATCGGCGCGACCGAGCCGACCAAACGCATCATTACGGGAGCTGTGATTGTGGTGGCTGTCGTGCTGGATACTTATCGAAGCCGGCGTCGCGCTGGATAATCGGGATTATCCCGTGGATGGTCAGCAGCTTTGCATGGGCCTGGAGTGAGTGCCGAAGCGCTGACTCTGGTCGACCGCGTTGCATGGGACCAGAGTAAGTGCTAACGCACTAACTCTGGTCGACAGGAGAAAATTAAAGTGTCAAAAGAAACGAAGCAGGGCCGCGTGCTGGTAGTGGGAAGCATCAATACGGATCTCGTCGCGCGCGCGCCGCATTTGCCGCGCCCCGGCGAGACGATCGGCGGACATGAGTTCTCGCAGGTCGCCGGCGGCAAGGGCGGGAACCAGGCGGTCGCGGCCGCGCGCATCGGCGCACAGGTTGCGATGGTTGGATGCGTCGGCAAAGACGCGAACGGCGCGCAACGCGTCAAGGATCTGGAAGCGGAAGGGATCGACTGCAGCGGCATTGAGGTTCATCCAGGTCAGCCGACCGGTGTCGC from Paraburkholderia phytofirmans PsJN carries:
- a CDS encoding LysR family transcriptional regulator, producing MEHVDWDDLRILVAIAREGTMRSAAAACDLSAPTLSRRLTELERRLGEPLIDRVPSGCSVTAFGAKVLAWAEQMEDLAHQIERAADVNGGAPAHGTVRINAVEWPSYILLKLLGSFQDRLPGLAIEVLTSRRPYSLARREADIALWSECPEEGDLYVRRIGKIRFGLFGSRDYYLRHKAAIVKKEWDKLSFVGYDDRQPDHPATQWLKALPGAPAPSLRSSYGMGVFDGVLGGSGLGILAQLAGDTTSDLVCVEKHIKALDQDVWMVLHPALRDSERIRTVANLIAEIFR
- a CDS encoding ABC transporter permease, producing the protein MTVETSLPTLQNEPPKNAKPLGTRLGLSNYLGLLGALLGMIVLFSLLSSHFLTYDTFSTIANQIPDLVVMSIGMTFVLIIAGIDLSVGSVLALGAALTSVAALQWHWPALPAALLGMAGATLTGCVTGAITVAWRIPSFIVSLGVLEAARGLAYQLTNSRTAYIGDAFDFLSNPVAFGISPAFIIAIVVMVAAQFVLTRTVFGRYLVGIGTNEEAVRLAGVNPRPYKIAVFAMMGLLAGLASLFQISRLEAADPNAGQGIELQVIAAVVIGGTSLMGGRGSVTSTFFGVLIISVLAAGLAQIGATEPTKRIITGAVIVVAVVLDTYRSRRRAG
- a CDS encoding sugar ABC transporter ATP-binding protein, with protein sequence MSTPISSLADAAPVLRVHGIGKTYAEPVLADVSLDLHAGEVLALTGENGAGKSTLSKIIGGLVTPTTGSMTLAGAAYTPASRKDAEALGVRMVMQELNLLPTLSVAENLFLNRLPQRGIFGWIDRAKLREDARHAMAQVGLDAIDPDTLVGTLGIGHQQMVEIARNLIGDCRVLILDEPTAMLTAREVDLLFEQVERLKARGVALVYISHRLEELKRIARRAAVLRDGRLVHVDEMANLTTDRLVTLMVGRDIGDRIDLGERRIGEMTFKVSGMTREPVVRDVSFEVKAGEIFGISGLIGAGRTELMRLIYGADRADAGTVSIVREGGALEPVTIASPSDAVKHGIALITEDRKGEGLLLTQPIAANISLGHLRSVSSKGVVDGRREASLARRQIDAMRIRSSGPAQPVSELSGGNQQKVVIGRWLARDCTVLLFDEPTRGIDVGAKFDIYALMGALAREGRALVVVSSDLRELMAICDRIAVMSAGRMTGLFERGNWTQDALLAAAFAGYAKRDDMLHEPIEPDAKAPGESKLVEY
- a CDS encoding sugar ABC transporter substrate-binding protein, yielding MIRHFLPARRRAIAAGAAFLAVSILPMPAAFAQAAHKPKVALVMKSLANEFFLTMETGAKDYQKQNPAKFDLVTNGIKDETDTANQIRIVEQMIVSKVDALVIAPADSKALVPVLKKAVDAGIIVVNIDNKLDNDVLKSKDLNIPFVGPDNAKGAQKVGDYLAKHLKSGDNVGIIEGVTTTTNAQQRTAGFKQAMAAGGMKVVALQSGEWEIDKGNAVASQILNANPDVKALLCGNDNMAIGAVSAVRAAGKAGKVQIVGYDDINAIKPMLKDGRVLATANQYAAKQAVFGIDTALKALSEHKKQSELSGVVETPVDLVTK
- a CDS encoding nitrilase-related carbon-nitrogen hydrolase; translated protein: MSLVSRPGDAAHNVARIADCLALAAKKEVGLVVFPETCVGGYASMAKLHRAELDALAEPLDGPSIRAVADAVEGSGVAAGVGFLERAADDRLFNSYVVCLPGGMRHCHRKLHAFGHRRISSGDRFTVFDTAWGVRVGILIGGDNYLVENMRMTALMGATLLIAPHRSDGANRTGDRRTQAGSIGQSLPRLLSARAGDNGMFVVFSDGVEISGSGQSSGAAMIVDPCGRILAASRARDALVSADLDRGLIDGSAGQQWLTARRPELYGLLTRSGDHRAADFEPRGATSRGAIALSFAQVSRNRPIR